The following DNA comes from Silurus meridionalis isolate SWU-2019-XX chromosome 14, ASM1480568v1, whole genome shotgun sequence.
gaatgagaaggtgtgtccaaacttttggtctgtactgtatatatttgaaaCTTTTTTCTCAAAAGTTTGAGAAAGATTGTGTTTATAATTTGATCACTAATGTGAATCATTTGAAGGTAGAATATaccttatttatatttacattatatgtaCTGTTAAGATCTTCGAAACCAGAGCAAAATGTTACAAACatttttccccacacacaccTAATCCATCCAAATATTAAATCTACATTACCGGCTGTGcttgtgtgtacacacacacacacacacacacacacacacatgcacgggAGTTAAAGAGGGTGAAGTAGTTAATCATCAACTTCATCATGGATTAAGGTTCAATAGGTGTGGTCCTGATACAATGTAtgcttgctcacacacacacacacacttatacacactaacACGTTAAAATAAAGAGATCTTAGAGAATGTGGATTCACATTATAGAGTATTTAAATAGACATAAGGCTTGAATATTAAAGGTTATTTGCTACTGATATGCAAACGCACAAACAACTGGATTTATCAGTTTAAGGTCATACTGTCTCATCAAAGTTTTCATGAACAGGATTTGCTGAGAAATTGATTGGATTAAATATTTAACGTCTTTTCTTTGTTCGGTCCTAAATCTCCAATCTGTAAGTACGTCTGAAACATTCGGAGGATTTTATATTTGCACAATGGAAGGCGCATTTTTGAGTACTTTATAACTTTTTTCATTCAGAACCCGAGTCTGACATTTTCACTCTGCGTCCGGTGCTTTTTAAGGAGCTTATAAACCCTTTATGATGCAGACAAGAGAAATTACGTGTCTTGaattctgaataaataaatgttttaaaaatgttcttaaCAAACCCTCATACAGTACATGAAGTGTTATGATGCCTTTTTAAGCAACTATTTACAGCAGCTCATATCTAAATGTTTGACATTTGTTATCTGTCCCCTTAGTTGAACCCCAGACATCTGGTTAAAGCCTCTGACTGCACCCTGACATCTGAGATATCACAATGGAGACAGTGGTTATTGTGGCCATTGGAGTTTTGGCCACCGTTTTCCTCGCATCCTTCGTGGCACTGGTGGTCGTGTGTCGCCATCGTTATTGCCATCAGCCCAATTTGCTGCATCACTTTGAGTCGAAGTAAATACAAAATCTCTGTAAAAGTTATAAAACATAACTAAAACTTTATTATTTCCGAAAAAGCTATGCTTCTGAGTATCCTGAGTAAGTTTGTGAATTCACTGTTTGATGTCTTGCAGTCCTCAAGCCTAAGTGGCCAGTCTACAAGCCTGTTATGTCGCTATCACGTCTCAAGCTTTACTATTCATTTCCCCTCTCAGGCCCACACTGGATCTGATTGGAGCGATGGAGACTCAGAGCGAGCCGTCCGAGTTGGAGCTGGAGGACGTGGTCATCACCAACCCGCACATCGAAGCCATCCTGGAGAACGAAGAATGGATCGAAGACGCCTCGTACGTCCTCTTCACCATGTCCTACTCCGCATTCATAATGATAATTATACACAAGATCACCCTTATCAGCCGTCATCTCATCatctttgtgtctgtctgtacttttttttttctgtcctcaGCGGTCTAGTGTCTCATTGTATCTCCATTCTGAAGGTAATTTATGTGCCCCCGAAAAGTCTGAACTCTACAGTAATCACACGTTATCGTACTTCAAAACAGGCTTTTGCTGATTGGTTCATTCGGATATTGATTGCCTTCATACAGATATGCCACACTCTGACAGAGAAACTTGTTGCCATGACGATGGGCTCTGGAGCTAAAGTAAAAGCCCCCGCCAGCCTCAGTGACATCATCACGGTGGCCAAACGCATCAGCCCCAGGTAAATACAGAAATAGAAGCCAAACAAAGCAATTTACTATCATTTTCATGTG
Coding sequences within:
- the tmem98 gene encoding transmembrane protein 98, which produces METVVIVAIGVLATVFLASFVALVVVCRHRYCHQPNLLHHFESKPTLDLIGAMETQSEPSELELEDVVITNPHIEAILENEEWIEDASGLVSHCISILKICHTLTEKLVAMTMGSGAKVKAPASLSDIITVAKRISPRVDDVVRSMYPPLDPILLDARATALLLSVSHLVLVTRNACHMSGSLDWIDQSLHAAEDHMVVLREAALASEPERRLPEREQSI